Below is a window of Candidatus Methylomirabilota bacterium DNA.
CCGAGGCCCTGGAGGATGCGCATGAGCACCAGGAACTCGAGGTTCGGCGCGATCCCCGAGAGGAACGAGCTGACGGTGAAGGTGACGGTGCAGATGAGGTAGAAGCGCCGGCGGCCGAAGACCGCGGTGAGCCAGCCGCTGGCGGGGATGATGACGGCGTTGGCGGCCAGGTAGGAGGTGATGACCCACGACATCTCGTCGATGCTGGCCGCGAACGAGCCCTGCATGTGGGGCAGGGCGACATTGGTGATGCTGGTGTCGAGGACCTGCATCACCGTGACCATCATCACCGAGAGCGTGATGGCCCACTTCCGCGCGGCCCCGACGGGCGCGTCGCTCACGGGAGGCCGGGGATCACTTCGGCAGGAAGTCGTGGGTCACGAGCGCTTCGTACGGGATCGGGGCCTTGAGGGCGCCGATCTTGGTCATGAAGTCCTGCGTGAGCTTGCTGGCCCGCTCGGTGATCCGGCCGTCGGGCGGAATGCCGAGCCGGACCTTCTTGAGCCCGGCGAGGATGATCGCGTCGTCCAGGCGCCCCAGGAACGGCTTCATTGAGGCCACCGCCGCCTCGGCCGGGTTTTCGGCGAGCCACCGGTTGGCGCGGACGAGCGCGCGCGCGACCTTACGGACGATCTCCGGGTGCTGCTTGGCGTAGTCAGGGTGGATGATGATGCTGTTCATCATGAACTCGCTGAAGTCCGGGTCCTCGCCGGCGGCATTGTCGACGATCATCACGCCGAAGCCGCGGTGAACGGCCGCGTCAGGGACGGGGGTCCCGGTCGCGAAGGCGTCCACCTTGCGCTGCTCGAGCGCCAGGACCATGGCCGGGCCGGCCCCGATGCCGATGAGCTCGACGTCCTTCTGTGGATCGATCCCCGCTTTGAGCAGATAGTAGAGCATCACCTGATAGGAGAACGACCCGACGGCCACGCCCGAGAGCTTGAGCCCCTTGAGCGCCTTGATCTTGTCCATGAGCGGGCTCTGCTCGGTGACGCCTTTCTCCCGGGCCACATCCTTGTGCATGACCGATGTGCGCCGCACCATGTCGGTTCCCTCAGGAGCGTTCGAGGAGCCCACCGGCCGAAGCCCAGCGTTTCCGCCATCGAGGTCGGCACACTTCATCATTCGGGCCGGACGGTGTCAAGCCGTTGAAGGCCCGCTGGCGCGCGATTACCGCGACTACTTCCTTCCGCTGCTGGGCAAGATGCGGGGACTCGAGATCATCAAGACGGACCCGGCGATGCCGGATTCGGAGGTGACGCTCCCGTACCTCCTGGAGGACATCTGGATCGTGGGCGATCCCGACACGGTGGCTGCGAAGCTGAGGACCCTCGGCGACCAGGTGGGAGGCTTCGGAACGCTGCTGGTGATCGCCCACGAATGGCGCCCGCGGGCGGCCTGGGAGCGCTCGATGACGCTGCTGCGAGAGCAGGTGCTCCCGCGTCTTTCCCCG
It encodes the following:
- a CDS encoding ABC transporter substrate-binding protein; the protein is MVRRTSVMHKDVAREKGVTEQSPLMDKIKALKGLKLSGVAVGSFSYQVMLYYLLKAGIDPQKDVELIGIGAGPAMVLALEQRKVDAFATGTPVPDAAVHRGFGVMIVDNAAGEDPDFSEFMMNSIIIHPDYAKQHPEIVRKVARALVRANRWLAENPAEAAVASMKPFLGRLDDAIILAGLKKVRLGIPPDGRITERASKLTQDFMTKIGALKAPIPYEALVTHDFLPK